A region from the Canis lupus dingo isolate Sandy chromosome 9, ASM325472v2, whole genome shotgun sequence genome encodes:
- the FOXJ1 gene encoding forkhead box protein J1, whose product MAESWLRLSGAGAAEEAGPEGGLEEPDALDDSLTSLQWLQEFSILNAKAPALPPGGTDPHSYHQVPGSAAPGSPLAADPACLGQPHTPGKPTSSCTSRSAPPGLQAPPPDDVDYATNPNVKPPYSYATLICMAMQASKATKITLSAIYKWITDNFCYFRHADPTWQNSIRHNLSLNKCFIKVPREKDEPGKGGFWRIDPQYAERLLSGAFKKRRLPPVHIHPAFARQASPQEPRAAPWAGPLTVNPDAQQLLREFEEATGEAAWGAGEGRLGHKRKQPLPKRVAKVARAPSTLLLTQEEQGELEPLKGNFDWEAIFEAGALGGELGALEGLELSPPLSPAAPGDADLTVHGRHIDCPATWGPAGEQAADSLDFEETFLATSFLQHPWDEGGSGCLPPEPLFEAGDATLAADLQDWASVGAFL is encoded by the exons ATGGCGGAGAGCTGGCTGCGCCTCTCGGGTGCCGGCGCGGCGGAGGAGGCCGGGCCCGAGGGCGGCCTGGAGGAGCCCGACGCCCTGGATGACAGCCTGACCAGCCTGCAGTGGCTGCAGGAGTTCTCCATTCTGAACGCCAAGGCCCCCGCCCTGCCGCCGGGGGGCACCGACCCCCACAGCTACCACCAGGTGCCAGGCTCGGCCGCGCCGGGGTCCCCCCTGGCGGCGGACCCCGCCTGCCTGGGGCAGCCGCACACTCCCGGTAAGCCCACGTCGTCGTGCACGTCGCGGAGCGcgcccccggggctgcaggccccgccccccgacgACGTGGACTACGCCACCAACCCGAATGTGAAGCCGCCCTACTCTTACGCCACGCTCATCTGCATGGCCATGCAGGCCAGCAAGGCCACCAAGATCACCCTGTCGGCCATCTACAAGTGGATCACGGACAACTTCTGCTACTTCCGCCACGCGGATCCCACCTGGCAG AACTCGATCCGCCACAACCTGTCCCTGAACAAGTGCTTCATCAAAGTGCCGCGGGAGAAGGACGAGCCGGGCAAGGGCGGCTTCTGGCGCATCGACCCCCAGTACGCCGAGCGGCTGCTGAGCGGGGCCTTCAAGAAGCGGCGGCTGCCCCCGGTGCACATCCACCCGGCCTTCGCCCGCCAGGCGTCCCCGCAggagccccgcgccgccccctgGGCCGGGCCGCTGACCGTGAACCCCGACGCCCAGCAGCTGCTGCGCGAGTTCGAGGAGGCCACCGGGGAGGCGGCCTGGGGCGCGGGCGAGGGCAGGCTCGGCCACAAGCGCAAGCAGCCGCTGCCCAAGCGCGTGGCCAAGGTCGCGCGGGCCCCCAGCACGCTGCTGCTGACCCAGGAGGAGCAGGGCGAGCTGGAGCCCCTCAAGGGCAACTTTGACTGGGAGGCCATCTTCGAGGCCGGCGCGCTGGGCGGGGAGCTGGGCGCGCTCGAGGGCCTGGAGCTGAGCCCGCCGCTGAGCCCCGCGGCGCCCGGGGACGCAGACCTGACCGTCCACGGCCGCCACATCGACTGCCCCGCCACCTGGGGGCCCGCGGGGGAGCAGGCGGCCGACAGCCTGGACTTCGAGGAGACCTTCCTGGCCACGTCCTTCCTGCAGCATCCCTGGGACGAGGGCGGCAGCGGCTGCCTGCCGCCGGAGCCCCTCTTCGAGGCCGGGGACGCCACCCTGGCCGCCGACCTGCAGGACTGGGCCAGTGTGGGCGCCTTCTTGTAA
- the LOC112673003 gene encoding potassium/sodium hyperpolarization-activated cyclic nucleotide-gated channel 2-like: MGERAVAAARASSAALATLRPHKQLPLLLLVSTFPRRPRALATLSGGNSPGTPSFCRPLPRHPAPYPPPRPGPRIPAQGPRRARGSARLPPDAPPDALPPRSLPVPAAPGRLRLRRPRLGAGAGSGGLGFPFGSGLTFCAPPHPPDPERGVGARRRVRLFGAAGRWGPQRGLPRSHTPRGFPIAQETERVSETQRSYGLAEFSGILLAGSFVRLVSPTFKWQGLGVGGTPGLPRPFPWPPSCRQLFCSSIIEELR, from the exons ATGGGAGAGCGGGCTG TAGCCGCTGCAAGGGCTTCTTCTGCTGCCTTGGCGACGCTCCGCCCCCATAAACAGCTTCCGCTGCTGCTATTGGTCAGCACGTTTCCAAGGAGACCGCGGGCTCTGGCCACTCTCTCCGGCGGCAACTCTCCTGGAACTCCCTCCTTCTGCCGCCCGCTCCCGCGCCACCCAGCCCCCTACCCGCCACCGCGTCCCGGTCCGCGCATTCCCGCCCAAGGCCCGCGCAGGGCTCGGGGAAGCGCGCGGCTCCCGCCCGACGCCCCGCCCGACGCCCTCCCGCCTCGCTCCCTGCCGGTCCCGGCTGCGCCCGGGCGTCTGCGGCTCCGCCGACCGAGGCTGGGAGCGGGCGCGGGCTCCGGGGGCCTGGGGTTTCCTTTCGGATCTGGGCTCACGTTCTGTGCCCCGCCCCACCCTCCCGACCCTGAGCGTGGCGTCGGCGCCCGCAGGCGGGTCCGCCTCTTCGGGGCTGCCGGCCGCTGGGGTCCGCAGCGGGGGCTGCCCCGGTCCCACACGCCCCGAGGTTTCCCG ATAGCTCAGGAAACCGAGCGGGTGAGTGAAACTCAGAGAAGCTACGGACTTGCCGAATTCTCGGGAATTCTCCTAGCAGGGTCATTTGTCCGGTTAGTGTCCCCAACTTTTAAGTGGCAGGGACTAGGGGTAGGAGGGACACCAGGGCTTCCTCGTCCCttcccctggcctccctcctgccGCCAGCTTTTCTGCTCTTCAATTATTGAGGAGCTGCGGTGA